One stretch of Streptomyces hygroscopicus DNA includes these proteins:
- a CDS encoding transcriptional regulator produces MPQVRRSAPGAGGPPPYNEPPLPPDLSPHGTIPRQQASQGYDDYDDGYNTGQVYGHGPGGPGGGDPHGPGGPGGPGPRPVRPKNWKRRITIGLVTLVVLLLAVGIGTYIWADSKLRNEVDLSKVEDRPGGGKGTNYLIVGSDSREGMSDEDKKKLHTGSADGRRTDSMILLHVGENGNTMVSLPRDSWVTIPAFTGSESGRRIPQSQNKLNASYSSEGPSLLVRTIEYNTGLKIDHYAEIGFDGFANLVDGVGGVDIDVPQDMKDKKSGNDLKKGKQTLDGQQALAFVRQRYGLAGGDLDRTKNQQKFLSALANKAASPSTIMNPFKLYPTMGAGLDNLVVDKDMSLWDVKDMFFAMKSVSGGDGKQMNMPISNPGLATSKGSAVQWDMTKVKQLMGELKNDDTVTVSSN; encoded by the coding sequence ATGCCGCAAGTGAGGCGCTCGGCGCCCGGTGCGGGCGGTCCGCCGCCGTACAACGAGCCGCCGCTGCCGCCCGACCTCTCGCCCCACGGCACCATTCCGCGGCAGCAGGCGTCCCAGGGCTATGACGACTACGACGACGGCTACAACACGGGGCAGGTCTACGGCCACGGCCCCGGCGGACCGGGCGGCGGCGACCCCCACGGCCCCGGCGGTCCGGGCGGCCCCGGCCCGCGTCCGGTGAGGCCGAAGAACTGGAAGCGCCGGATAACCATCGGCCTGGTCACCCTGGTCGTCCTGCTGCTCGCCGTCGGCATCGGCACCTACATCTGGGCCGACTCCAAGCTCCGCAACGAGGTGGACCTGAGCAAGGTCGAGGACCGGCCGGGCGGCGGCAAGGGCACCAACTACCTCATCGTGGGTTCGGACAGCCGCGAGGGCATGTCCGACGAGGACAAGAAGAAGCTGCACACCGGCTCGGCCGATGGCCGCCGCACCGACTCCATGATCCTTCTCCATGTCGGTGAGAACGGGAACACCATGGTCAGCCTCCCGCGTGACTCCTGGGTCACCATCCCGGCCTTCACCGGCTCGGAGAGCGGCCGGCGGATCCCGCAGAGCCAGAACAAGCTGAACGCGTCGTACTCCTCCGAGGGCCCCTCGCTGCTCGTCCGCACGATCGAGTACAACACCGGCCTGAAGATCGACCACTACGCGGAGATCGGCTTCGACGGCTTCGCCAATCTCGTGGACGGGGTCGGCGGCGTCGACATCGACGTCCCGCAGGACATGAAGGACAAGAAGTCCGGCAATGACCTGAAGAAGGGCAAGCAGACGCTGGACGGCCAGCAGGCGCTCGCCTTCGTCCGGCAGCGCTACGGCCTCGCGGGCGGCGACCTGGACCGCACCAAGAACCAGCAGAAGTTCCTCTCCGCGCTGGCCAACAAGGCGGCCTCGCCGAGCACGATCATGAACCCCTTCAAGCTCTACCCGACGATGGGCGCCGGCCTGGACAACCTGGTCGTCGACAAGGACATGAGCCTGTGGGACGTGAAGGACATGTTCTTCGCGATGAAGAGCGTCTCCGGCGGTGACGGCAAGCAGATGAACATGCCGATCTCCAACCCCGGCCTGGCCACCTCCAAGGGCAGCGCGGTGCAGTGGGACATGACCAAGGTCAAGCAGCTCATGGGCGAGCTGAAGAACGACGACACGGTCACGGTCTCCAGCAACTGA
- a CDS encoding acyl-CoA dehydrogenase yields the protein MASSVNDFDLYRPSEEHDMLRDAVRSLAEAKIAPFAAEVDEGARFPQEALDALVANDLHAVHVPESYGGSGADALATVIVIEEVARVCASSSLIPAVNKLGSLPVILSASEELKKKYLAPLAKGDAMFSYCLSEPDAGSDAAGMKTKAVRDGDFYVLNGVKRWITNAGVSEYYTVMAVTDPEKRSKGISAFVVEKSDPGVSFGAPEKKLGIKGSPTREVYLDNVRIPADRMIGAEGTGFATAMKTLDHTRITIAAQALGIAQGALDYAKGYVQERKQFGKPIGDFQGVQFMLADMAMKLEAARQLTYAAAAKSERVSAGGGKEDLTFFGAAAKCYASDAAMEITTDAVQLLGGYGYTRDYPLERMMRDAKITQIYEGTNQVQRIVMARNLP from the coding sequence TTGGCGTCCTCGGTGAACGACTTCGACCTGTACCGGCCGTCCGAGGAGCATGACATGCTCCGGGACGCCGTCCGCTCTCTCGCCGAGGCGAAGATAGCCCCCTTCGCGGCAGAGGTCGACGAGGGGGCCCGCTTCCCCCAGGAGGCGCTCGACGCCCTGGTCGCGAACGATCTGCACGCGGTGCACGTCCCCGAGTCCTACGGCGGCTCCGGCGCGGACGCGCTGGCCACCGTGATCGTCATCGAGGAGGTCGCCCGGGTCTGCGCCTCGTCCTCCCTGATCCCCGCGGTCAACAAGCTGGGGTCGCTGCCGGTCATCCTCTCCGCCTCCGAGGAGCTGAAGAAGAAGTACCTGGCCCCGCTCGCCAAGGGCGACGCGATGTTCTCCTACTGCCTCTCCGAGCCGGACGCGGGCTCGGACGCGGCGGGGATGAAGACCAAGGCGGTGCGCGACGGCGACTTCTACGTCCTCAACGGCGTCAAGCGCTGGATCACCAACGCCGGGGTCTCCGAGTACTACACGGTGATGGCCGTCACCGACCCCGAGAAGCGCTCCAAGGGCATCTCCGCCTTCGTCGTCGAGAAGTCCGACCCGGGCGTCTCCTTCGGCGCCCCGGAGAAGAAGCTCGGTATCAAGGGCTCCCCGACCCGTGAGGTCTATCTCGACAACGTCCGGATTCCCGCCGACCGGATGATCGGCGCCGAGGGCACCGGCTTCGCCACCGCGATGAAGACCCTCGACCACACCCGGATCACCATCGCCGCGCAGGCCCTCGGCATCGCCCAGGGCGCCCTGGACTACGCCAAGGGGTACGTCCAGGAGCGCAAGCAGTTCGGCAAGCCGATCGGCGACTTCCAGGGCGTCCAGTTCATGCTCGCCGACATGGCCATGAAGCTGGAGGCCGCCCGGCAGCTCACCTACGCGGCGGCGGCCAAGTCCGAGCGGGTCTCCGCCGGAGGCGGCAAGGAGGACCTGACGTTCTTCGGCGCCGCGGCCAAGTGCTACGCCTCGGACGCCGCCATGGAGATCACCACGGACGCCGTCCAGCTCCTCGGCGGCTACGGCTACACCCGTGACTACCCGCTCGAGCGGATGATGCGCGACGCCAAGATCACGCAGATCTACGAGGGCACCAACCAGGTCCAGCGCATCGTGATGGCGCGCAACCTGCCGTAG
- a CDS encoding UDP-glucose 6-dehydrogenase — protein MALKITVIGTGYLGATHAAAMAELGFEVLGLDIVPEKIAMLTEGRVPMYEPGLEDLLRRHVAGIEGATGRLRFTTSYEEAGEFGDIHFICVNTPQKHGEYACDMSYVNAAVDSLAPHLRRPALVVGKSTVPVGSADLLAARLAELAPVGADAELAWNPEFLREGFAVQDTLHPDRIVVGVAGDRAEKLLREVYETPIAEGSPFVVTDFPTAELVKVAANSFLATKISFINAMAEVCEAAGGDVVKLAEAIGYDERIGKKFLRAGIGFGGGCLPKDIRAFMARAGELGADQALTFLREVDSINMRRRGHMVELAREAVGGSFLGKRVAVLGATFKPDSDDVRDSPALNVAGQIQLQGAQVTVFDPKGMENARALFPTLAYAATAAEAAQGAHAVLHLTEWREFRELDPAALGSVVAERRILDGRNALDPDHWREAGWTYRALGRPLA, from the coding sequence ATGGCCCTCAAGATCACTGTGATCGGCACCGGCTACCTCGGCGCCACCCACGCAGCGGCCATGGCGGAACTGGGCTTCGAGGTGCTCGGCCTCGACATCGTGCCCGAGAAGATCGCGATGCTCACCGAGGGCCGGGTGCCCATGTACGAGCCCGGCCTCGAGGACCTGCTGCGGCGCCACGTCGCGGGGATCGAGGGCGCCACCGGGCGGCTGCGCTTCACCACCTCCTACGAGGAGGCCGGGGAGTTCGGCGACATCCACTTCATCTGCGTGAACACCCCGCAGAAGCACGGCGAGTACGCCTGTGACATGAGTTACGTGAACGCCGCGGTGGACTCGCTCGCCCCGCATCTGCGCCGCCCCGCGCTGGTCGTGGGCAAGTCCACGGTGCCGGTCGGCAGCGCCGACCTGCTCGCGGCCCGGCTGGCCGAGCTGGCCCCGGTGGGGGCGGACGCGGAGCTCGCCTGGAACCCGGAGTTCCTGCGCGAGGGGTTCGCCGTCCAGGACACCCTGCACCCGGACCGGATCGTGGTCGGCGTCGCCGGCGACCGGGCCGAGAAGCTGCTCCGCGAGGTGTACGAGACGCCCATCGCCGAGGGCTCGCCCTTCGTGGTGACCGACTTCCCGACCGCCGAGCTGGTGAAGGTCGCGGCCAACTCCTTCCTGGCGACGAAGATCTCCTTCATCAACGCCATGGCCGAGGTCTGCGAGGCCGCTGGCGGCGATGTGGTCAAGCTGGCCGAGGCCATCGGCTACGACGAGCGCATCGGCAAGAAGTTCCTGCGGGCCGGGATCGGCTTCGGCGGCGGCTGTCTGCCCAAGGACATCCGTGCCTTCATGGCGCGCGCCGGTGAGCTCGGCGCCGACCAGGCGCTGACCTTCCTCCGCGAGGTCGACTCGATCAACATGCGGCGCCGCGGCCACATGGTCGAGCTGGCCCGCGAGGCCGTCGGCGGCAGCTTCCTGGGCAAGCGGGTCGCCGTGCTGGGCGCGACCTTCAAGCCGGACTCCGACGACGTCCGGGACTCCCCCGCACTCAACGTGGCCGGTCAGATACAGCTCCAGGGCGCCCAGGTCACCGTCTTCGACCCCAAGGGCATGGAGAACGCCCGGGCCCTCTTCCCGACCCTCGCCTACGCGGCGACGGCGGCCGAGGCGGCACAGGGCGCCCATGCGGTGCTGCATCTCACCGAGTGGCGCGAGTTCCGCGAGCTGGACCCGGCGGCCCTCGGCAGCGTCGTCGCCGAGCGCCGCATCCTGGATGGGCGCAACGCCCTGGACCCCGACCACTGGCGCGAGGCCGGCTGGACCTACCGCGCGCTGGGGCGCCCGCTGGCGTAG